AGCTCCATGAAATTTTGTACCGTAGGCTCGCGCACGAAAATGTTCGGCGGATAGACGAACAGCTCGTTGTACGGTTTGAACGCGTGATTGAATATATAAATGAGCGGCAGCAGCATAAAGATCGCGAACAAGACGAGCAGGACGACAAGAACCTTCTGAAAGCCGTCCATCGCGTTCAGCTTCGACTTCTTTTTAAAAGGGAGCGGAATTCGCATTATTCACCCTCCTTGGTACCGAACAAACCCCAGCACAATTTGTTCGAAACGTACATCAAAATAAGCAAAAACACCGATACGGCCGCCGCGTACCCCATCTCGAAGCGGATGAAGCCGTAATCGTCGATATGGTTGATGATCAGATGGCCGGCGTATTGCGGCGTCGGGTTCGTGCCCGACAGCTCAACGCCGATTGCACCTGCTTTGAACGTGGAGACGATCGCCATGACGGCGCCGAACAGCATTTGCGGCTTCATGGAAGGGATCGTCACGTACCAGATCTCCTGCAGCCGGCTGCTCATCCCGTCGATCCGTCCGGCCTCGTACAGCTCCTGGTTGACGTTCAGGATGCCCGCCAGCATGGCGAGGAACCCTACGCCCATGCTCGACCACAGCGTCACGACGATCATCGAGTTCATCAAATACTTTTTGTCCGTTACCCAGAGCAAAGGCTCGTCGATCGCGCCCAAATTGAGCAAAATGCTGTTCAGGTAGCCGATCCGATCGCCGGTCAGCAGCGGCAGCCAGACGATCGACATCGCGATCCCTGCCGTAAGCGACGGGGTGTACATCGCGAGCGCAAACCATTTGCGCAAAACCGCGGGCAGCTGCGTAATAAGCCAGGCTAGCAGGAAAGCGGCGACGTAGCCGCCGGGACCTACGATGACGGCAAACTTGAACGTGTTCGGCAGCGCATATTTCAGAAAC
The window above is part of the Paenibacillus hamazuiensis genome. Proteins encoded here:
- a CDS encoding carbohydrate ABC transporter permease gives rise to the protein MLNNRAELARPKAAVKVNVTEKWRRLLSEIWQYRLSYLFIAPFMLCFVAFILIPVLAAFGLSFTYFNAIEQPRFIGWQNFQYLISQDLLFLKYALPNTFKFAVIVGPGGYVAAFLLAWLITQLPAVLRKWFALAMYTPSLTAGIAMSIVWLPLLTGDRIGYLNSILLNLGAIDEPLLWVTDKKYLMNSMIVVTLWSSMGVGFLAMLAGILNVNQELYEAGRIDGMSSRLQEIWYVTIPSMKPQMLFGAVMAIVSTFKAGAIGVELSGTNPTPQYAGHLIINHIDDYGFIRFEMGYAAAVSVFLLILMYVSNKLCWGLFGTKEGE